One window of the Ignavibacteriota bacterium genome contains the following:
- a CDS encoding PD40 domain-containing protein produces the protein MKIFAPTFILVLAIHAGALAQEAGSDDARLLRDGEKHLRNIRQLTFEGENAEAYLSFDETKLIFQSRLAGMECDQIYTMTIDGADRRRVSSGNGRTTCSYWLPDGEHIIYASTEGHAADCLPQPDKSKGYVWKLYPEFDIYRARSDGSEIQPLAVSDGYDAEATVSPNGDKIIFTSTRDGDPELYIMNIDGRNLTRLTHEPGYDGGAFFSPDGSKIVFRASRPRTEEEQAAYRELVNEHLVRPTNLEIFVMDADGSNMRQVTDNGAANFAPYMHPDGRRIIFCSNMDASNRRNFDLYMVSINGGEAERITFDGEFDGFPMFLRDGKHLVFCSNRNNKNPGDTNVFIAEWVD, from the coding sequence ATGAAGATATTTGCCCCAACCTTTATCCTTGTTCTTGCCATCCACGCCGGCGCTCTGGCGCAGGAGGCGGGCTCCGACGATGCCCGGCTACTCCGTGACGGCGAGAAACACCTGCGAAACATCCGTCAGCTCACCTTTGAGGGCGAGAACGCCGAGGCATACCTGTCCTTCGACGAAACCAAACTCATCTTCCAGTCGCGTCTCGCGGGAATGGAGTGCGACCAGATCTACACGATGACCATCGACGGCGCCGACCGTCGTCGTGTGTCGTCGGGCAACGGACGCACCACATGTTCGTACTGGCTGCCCGACGGAGAACACATCATCTACGCCTCCACGGAGGGACACGCCGCCGACTGCCTGCCTCAGCCCGACAAGTCGAAGGGGTATGTGTGGAAACTGTATCCCGAGTTCGACATTTACCGCGCTCGTTCCGACGGCAGCGAAATACAACCGCTGGCGGTGTCGGACGGGTACGATGCGGAGGCGACCGTGTCGCCCAACGGCGACAAGATCATTTTCACCTCGACGCGCGACGGGGATCCCGAACTTTACATCATGAACATCGACGGCAGAAATCTCACCCGCCTGACACACGAGCCGGGCTACGACGGTGGCGCCTTTTTCTCGCCGGACGGTTCGAAGATCGTGTTCCGCGCCAGCAGGCCGCGCACCGAGGAGGAGCAGGCCGCGTACAGGGAGTTGGTGAACGAACATCTCGTCCGACCGACAAATCTCGAAATCTTCGTGATGGACGCCGACGGCAGCAACATGCGCCAGGTGACCGACAATGGCGCGGCGAATTTTGCGCCGTATATGCACCCCGACGGCCGACGCATTATTTTCTGTTCGAACATGGACGCCAGCAACCGGCGGAACTTCGACCTGTACATGGTGAGCATCAACGGCGGCGAAGCCGAACGTATCACCTTCGACGGCGAGTTCGACGGATTTCCCATGTTTCTGCGTGACGGAAAACATCTTGTATTCTGCTCAAATCGCAACAACAAGAATCCCGGCGACACAAACGTCTTTATCGCCGAATGGGTCGACTGA
- the kdpB gene encoding potassium-transporting ATPase subunit KdpB, which translates to MTQHSRPDTRPSVVFNRGLLTGALIDALRKLDPRLMMRNPVMFVVEVGALFTTVLWVQALAGHGEDASSFSGAVSLWLWFTVYFANIAEAIAEGRGRAQAHALRASRREASAVLLASPDPGAERREVSSSMLSRGDIVMVEAGGMIPADGEVIDGVASVDESAITGESAPVIREAGGDRSAVTGGTTVLSDWLIVSVTAEPGSGFIDRMIRLIEGARRQKTPNEIALNILLAAVTIIFLVVCATLLPFSQYSVTAMGRGEPVTFTVLIALLVCLIPTTIGGLLSAIGIAGMDRMLRHNIIATSGRAVEAAGDVDVLLLDKTGTITLGNRMATEFVCAPGVTSERLADAAQLASLADETPEGRSIVVLAKERYGLRARDIQESHLQFIPFSAHTRMSGVDIVGAEYRPTRSIRKGSAGAIRSFVAGNGGTFPQQIDARVQDVSRNGETPLVVAEDAEVLGVIRLKDIVKGGIKERFTRLRAMGIKTVMITGDNALTAAAIAAEAGVDDFLAEATPEDKLTLIRKHQSGGHLVAMSGDGTNDAPALAQADVAVAMNTGTQAAREAANMVDLDSNPTKLLEIVEIGKQLLMTRGALTTFSLSNDLAKYFAIIPAAFVGTFPALKALNIMGLATPHSAILSAVIFNALIIVALIPLALRGIRYSPADAATLLRRNLLIYGVGGLFVPFIGIKLIDVFLVAIGAS; encoded by the coding sequence ATGACACAGCATTCGAGACCCGACACCCGCCCCTCCGTCGTATTCAACCGCGGCCTGTTGACAGGTGCGCTGATAGACGCGCTGCGGAAACTGGATCCGCGACTGATGATGCGCAATCCCGTCATGTTTGTTGTGGAGGTGGGAGCCCTGTTCACAACCGTCCTCTGGGTGCAGGCGCTCGCAGGCCACGGCGAAGATGCTTCATCGTTCAGCGGCGCGGTGAGTCTCTGGTTATGGTTCACCGTCTATTTCGCTAACATCGCCGAAGCGATCGCGGAGGGACGTGGCAGGGCCCAGGCCCACGCACTGCGCGCGAGCCGGCGTGAAGCGTCGGCGGTGCTGCTCGCTTCACCCGATCCGGGCGCGGAACGACGGGAGGTTTCGTCGAGCATGTTGTCCCGCGGCGATATCGTGATGGTGGAAGCCGGGGGCATGATACCGGCGGACGGTGAAGTGATAGACGGGGTGGCATCAGTGGACGAAAGTGCCATCACGGGAGAAAGCGCGCCGGTCATACGCGAGGCGGGAGGCGACCGCAGCGCCGTGACCGGCGGCACCACGGTGCTGTCGGACTGGCTGATCGTGTCCGTTACCGCGGAACCGGGTTCGGGCTTCATCGACAGGATGATCCGGCTTATCGAGGGGGCGCGCAGGCAGAAAACACCCAATGAAATCGCACTCAACATACTGCTCGCCGCGGTCACCATCATTTTTCTTGTGGTCTGTGCGACACTTCTTCCCTTCTCGCAGTACAGCGTGACGGCGATGGGCAGGGGCGAACCCGTCACCTTCACGGTTCTGATCGCCCTTCTGGTCTGTCTCATTCCCACAACCATCGGAGGCCTGCTCTCAGCGATCGGCATCGCGGGCATGGACCGCATGCTCCGTCACAACATCATCGCCACATCGGGCCGCGCAGTCGAGGCCGCCGGCGATGTCGACGTGCTGCTTCTCGACAAAACGGGCACCATCACACTCGGAAACCGCATGGCCACCGAATTTGTGTGCGCCCCCGGTGTGACATCCGAGCGCCTCGCGGACGCCGCCCAGCTTGCGTCGCTGGCCGATGAAACTCCCGAGGGACGGTCCATCGTCGTGCTCGCGAAGGAACGGTACGGTCTGCGTGCGCGGGACATTCAGGAGTCGCATCTCCAATTCATCCCATTCTCGGCGCACACACGTATGAGTGGTGTGGATATCGTGGGCGCCGAATACAGGCCGACCCGAAGTATACGCAAGGGCTCGGCAGGAGCCATCCGCTCATTTGTCGCAGGCAACGGCGGCACGTTCCCGCAGCAGATCGATGCCCGGGTACAGGATGTAAGCCGCAACGGCGAGACGCCGCTCGTTGTGGCGGAAGATGCCGAAGTACTCGGGGTGATCCGGCTGAAGGACATCGTCAAGGGCGGCATCAAGGAGCGATTCACGCGGCTGCGGGCGATGGGCATCAAGACCGTGATGATCACAGGCGATAACGCCCTGACGGCGGCGGCCATCGCCGCCGAGGCCGGAGTCGACGACTTCCTCGCGGAGGCGACCCCGGAGGACAAACTGACGCTGATTCGCAAACACCAAAGCGGCGGACACCTCGTTGCCATGAGCGGGGATGGCACCAACGACGCGCCCGCGCTTGCGCAAGCCGACGTGGCAGTCGCGATGAACACCGGCACACAGGCCGCGCGCGAAGCGGCAAACATGGTGGATCTCGACAGCAATCCCACAAAGCTTCTGGAGATCGTCGAGATCGGCAAACAGCTCCTCATGACACGCGGAGCACTGACGACTTTCAGTCTGTCGAATGACCTCGCGAAGTACTTTGCCATCATTCCCGCGGCTTTTGTCGGCACCTTTCCCGCGCTGAAGGCGCTCAACATCATGGGCCTGGCGACCCCACACAGCGCGATACTCTCGGCGGTGATCTTCAACGCCCTCATCATCGTCGCACTCATCCCTCTTGCGCTGCGCGGCATCCGCTACTCTCCCGCGGATGCCGCAACGCTGCTGCGGCGCAATCTCCTGATCTATGGCGTGGGCGGACTGTTCGTGCCGTTCATCGGCATCAAACTCATCGACGTGTTTCTCGTCGCGATAGGTGCGTCATGA
- a CDS encoding sigma-70 family RNA polymerase sigma factor — protein MSLLNPELQEEILDENSVDAPIDAEYLKKRHLEFEREALPHMDALYNFALRMTSDPDDADDLLQETYLKAYRFFDKFEKGTNCKAWLFRIMKNSFINIYRKVAKEPDKVDYDEVEEFYHSIRAESADANDLEEKLFSNLLDDDVSEALESLPEEFRTVVILCDIEGFTYEEIAEFVECPIGTVRSRLHRGRKMLRAKLLDYAKSRGFASADETI, from the coding sequence ATGTCGCTCCTGAACCCTGAACTTCAGGAAGAAATATTGGATGAAAATTCGGTCGATGCGCCCATCGACGCCGAATACTTGAAGAAGCGCCACCTCGAATTCGAGCGCGAGGCGCTTCCACATATGGACGCATTGTACAACTTCGCGCTGCGCATGACATCCGATCCGGATGATGCCGACGATCTGCTGCAGGAAACCTACCTGAAGGCCTACCGTTTCTTCGACAAATTCGAGAAAGGAACGAACTGCAAGGCCTGGCTGTTTCGCATCATGAAGAACTCCTTCATCAACATCTACCGGAAAGTGGCAAAAGAGCCGGACAAGGTGGATTACGATGAGGTCGAGGAGTTCTATCACTCGATCCGGGCGGAATCGGCGGATGCCAACGACCTGGAAGAAAAGCTGTTTTCGAATCTGCTCGACGACGACGTCTCCGAGGCGCTTGAATCGCTGCCCGAGGAGTTCCGAACCGTGGTGATCCTGTGCGACATCGAGGGATTCACATACGAGGAGATAGCGGAATTTGTGGAATGCCCGATCGGGACAGTCCGGTCGCGCCTCCACCGCGGGCGGAAAATGCTGCGCGCAAAACTCCTTGATTACGCAAAGTCCCGCGGATTCGCATCGGCCGACGAGACGATCTGA
- the kdpA gene encoding potassium-transporting ATPase subunit KdpA: protein MIPIDILRLFVLIVLLTAACIPLGRYMARVYSGSRTFLDPLLRPIERAIYRVAGIRAEEEHDWKWNATAMLVINAAGYVVLYALLRMQDMLPFNPQSLPGVAADTAFNTAVSFVSNTNWQSYSGETTMSYLSQMFGLTVQNFLSAGTGMAVAALCIRGLARHSTTLLGNFWVDLTRSILYILLPLSMCLALVLVSQGVIQNFDAPVPATSLETAHRAGAADGASGLVPMGPAASQIAIKQLGTNGGGFFNTNASHPFENPTPLSNLLQMLAILLLPAALCFTFGSMVRDSRQGTALYIAMLAILLCASAGVLVVEEQGNPVFMRLGVDQTSTSIQCGGNMEGKEVRFGAGNSALWAVFTTAASNGSVNSMHDSFMPLGGGILMFLMQLGEVVFGGVGSGLYGMFVFVIVAVFVAGLLVGRTPEYLGHKIDAFDMKMSSLLILIMPITVLGLTALAVSCDAGRTAIFNGGPHGFSEVLYAFTSTGNNNGSAFAGLGANTPFYNISGGIAMLIGRYWLAVPALALAGSLAGKQHTPPGQGTLPTHTPLFIGWLLAIVLLVGALNFIPALALGPIAEHLLLP, encoded by the coding sequence ATGATCCCCATCGACATACTCCGCCTGTTCGTGCTCATTGTGCTTCTCACGGCCGCGTGTATCCCTCTCGGCAGGTATATGGCACGCGTCTATTCGGGTTCGCGGACATTTCTCGATCCGCTGCTGCGCCCGATAGAGCGGGCCATTTACCGTGTCGCCGGTATTCGCGCGGAGGAAGAACACGACTGGAAATGGAATGCGACGGCCATGCTCGTGATCAATGCCGCCGGGTACGTCGTACTCTACGCGCTGCTTCGGATGCAGGACATGCTCCCGTTCAATCCCCAATCGCTCCCCGGCGTTGCGGCCGACACGGCGTTTAATACCGCCGTAAGTTTCGTGTCCAACACAAACTGGCAGTCGTACAGCGGAGAGACAACGATGAGTTATCTCTCGCAGATGTTTGGACTCACCGTACAGAACTTCCTCTCTGCGGGCACGGGCATGGCGGTTGCCGCGCTGTGTATCCGCGGCCTCGCGCGCCACTCCACCACGCTGCTGGGAAATTTCTGGGTGGATCTGACGCGCAGCATTCTGTACATCCTCTTGCCCCTTTCCATGTGCCTCGCCCTTGTACTGGTGTCGCAGGGTGTGATTCAGAATTTTGATGCGCCCGTGCCGGCGACTTCTCTTGAAACCGCACACAGGGCCGGTGCAGCGGATGGCGCGTCGGGTCTTGTGCCGATGGGTCCGGCAGCGTCGCAGATAGCGATTAAGCAACTTGGCACAAACGGGGGCGGATTTTTTAACACAAACGCGTCGCACCCGTTCGAAAATCCCACGCCGCTGTCGAATCTGCTGCAGATGCTTGCCATTCTCCTGCTCCCCGCGGCCCTCTGTTTCACCTTTGGATCGATGGTCCGCGATTCACGGCAGGGAACGGCGCTGTACATCGCGATGCTTGCGATTCTGCTCTGTGCATCCGCAGGAGTCCTTGTGGTGGAAGAACAGGGCAATCCCGTATTCATGCGTCTCGGAGTCGATCAGACGTCCACTTCCATACAATGCGGCGGAAACATGGAAGGGAAGGAGGTGCGATTCGGCGCAGGCAACTCCGCGTTGTGGGCGGTGTTCACGACGGCCGCGTCGAACGGATCCGTCAACTCCATGCACGATTCTTTCATGCCCTTGGGAGGCGGCATCCTGATGTTCCTCATGCAGCTCGGCGAGGTTGTGTTCGGGGGAGTCGGTTCCGGACTCTACGGAATGTTCGTGTTTGTGATCGTGGCGGTCTTTGTCGCGGGTTTGCTTGTCGGCCGCACGCCGGAGTATCTCGGACACAAGATCGACGCCTTCGACATGAAGATGTCGTCGCTGCTCATCCTGATCATGCCGATAACCGTGCTCGGATTGACGGCCTTGGCAGTGTCGTGCGACGCGGGGCGTACAGCGATATTTAACGGCGGGCCGCACGGCTTCAGCGAAGTGCTGTATGCGTTCACCTCGACGGGAAACAACAACGGGAGCGCATTCGCGGGCCTCGGTGCGAACACTCCGTTCTACAACATCAGCGGCGGCATCGCCATGCTGATCGGCCGTTATTGGCTCGCCGTTCCCGCGCTCGCCCTCGCGGGTTCCCTCGCCGGCAAACAGCACACTCCGCCGGGACAGGGCACTCTTCCCACACACACGCCGTTGTTCATCGGCTGGCTCCTTGCGATCGTGCTCCTTGTCGGCGCATTGAATTTTATTCCGGCACTGGCTCTCGGCCCCATTGCAGAACACCTTCTGCTTCCCTGA
- the kdpF gene encoding K(+)-transporting ATPase subunit F, with protein sequence MITFQVVAACVAIGLLAYLFVAMLKPEKFS encoded by the coding sequence ATGATCACATTTCAGGTCGTTGCGGCGTGTGTTGCGATCGGACTCCTCGCCTACCTGTTCGTCGCGATGCTCAAACCGGAGAAGTTCTCATGA
- the tgt gene encoding tRNA guanosine(34) transglycosylase Tgt: MSAPGRHGSASPFFTLAHRDATTGARAGIVHTGHGDIPTPVFMPVGTQGTVKAVEQRELVDIGARIILANTYHLALRPGADFLRERGGLHRFMAWNGAMLTDSGGYQVYSLAQLRRIEQSGVTFRSHIDGSVHRFTPESVIDIQRDIGSDIMMILDECPAADCGYEYAARSAELTLRWAAQAREHLGKTVPHYGHTQAAFGIVQGNVFQDLRLRNAEGLIALDFDGYAIGGLAVGEDIDTMYEVTGYTAAALPAHKPRYLMGVGTPLNIVEAVSRGVDMFDCVMPTRDGRHGLLFTFDGPLPIDKERFARDEAPIDAQCGCYACATFSRAYLRHLFHVRETLAMQLASQHNLAFYLQLTRDMRNAILGDVFSGWKQQFIARYTSGTHAA, from the coding sequence ATGTCCGCACCCGGGAGACACGGGAGCGCGTCCCCGTTTTTTACTCTCGCGCATCGTGATGCAACGACCGGCGCGCGCGCGGGAATTGTACACACCGGTCACGGCGACATCCCCACGCCGGTGTTTATGCCGGTGGGTACACAGGGAACCGTAAAGGCCGTCGAGCAGCGGGAGCTTGTCGACATCGGCGCGCGCATTATCCTGGCGAACACCTACCATCTCGCGCTGCGCCCCGGAGCGGACTTCCTGCGGGAGCGCGGGGGATTGCACCGGTTCATGGCATGGAACGGCGCGATGCTTACCGACAGCGGCGGCTATCAGGTGTACAGTCTTGCGCAATTGCGCCGCATTGAACAGAGCGGTGTCACCTTCCGTTCGCATATCGACGGCTCGGTGCACCGTTTCACTCCCGAGAGTGTCATCGACATTCAGCGCGATATCGGCTCCGACATCATGATGATACTCGACGAGTGTCCCGCCGCGGACTGCGGATACGAATACGCCGCGCGCAGCGCCGAATTGACGCTTCGCTGGGCCGCGCAGGCCCGCGAACATCTCGGGAAAACCGTCCCTCACTACGGACACACGCAGGCGGCTTTTGGCATCGTGCAGGGGAATGTGTTCCAGGACCTGCGCCTTCGCAATGCGGAAGGACTTATCGCGTTGGACTTCGACGGGTACGCCATCGGTGGTCTTGCCGTGGGCGAGGACATCGACACTATGTACGAGGTGACCGGGTACACCGCCGCGGCATTGCCCGCGCACAAGCCGCGCTATCTGATGGGCGTCGGCACCCCGCTCAACATCGTCGAGGCCGTGTCGCGCGGCGTGGACATGTTCGACTGTGTCATGCCCACACGCGACGGCCGTCACGGTCTGCTGTTCACCTTCGACGGACCGCTTCCCATCGACAAGGAGCGATTCGCGCGCGACGAGGCCCCCATCGACGCGCAATGCGGCTGTTACGCCTGCGCGACATTCAGCCGCGCGTATCTGCGGCATCTCTTTCATGTGCGCGAGACGCTCGCGATGCAGCTCGCCTCGCAGCACAACCTGGCATTTTACCTGCAATTGACGCGCGACATGCGGAATGCTATTTTGGGAGATGTCTTTTCCGGGTGGAAGCAGCAATTCATCGCCCGGTACACGAGCGGCACACACGCCGCATGA
- the kdpC gene encoding potassium-transporting ATPase subunit KdpC: protein MRHHLRPALVLLAGCMLLTGAAYPALVTALADLFFPWQRHGSLIRHGDTVLGSALLGQQFSRPEYFWGRLSATVPMPYNAGASGGSNYAPTHDSLLARARQRIADLRAFDTSDTRPVPVDLVTASGSGLDPHISVAAAMYQIPRVAKARGIPEEPLYALIESHTESRGWGFLGEARVHVLRLNIALDSLREGPTHE from the coding sequence ATGCGACACCATCTTCGGCCCGCGCTTGTGCTTCTCGCCGGCTGCATGCTTCTCACCGGAGCAGCGTATCCCGCCCTGGTCACGGCCCTTGCCGATCTGTTCTTCCCCTGGCAAAGACACGGCAGCCTGATCCGCCACGGCGACACGGTGCTGGGATCCGCGCTGCTGGGACAACAATTCTCGCGGCCCGAATATTTCTGGGGACGACTGTCGGCGACGGTGCCCATGCCGTATAACGCCGGCGCTTCGGGCGGATCCAATTATGCTCCAACACACGATTCCCTGCTGGCAAGGGCTCGACAGCGCATAGCCGATCTCCGGGCTTTCGACACGTCGGACACACGCCCTGTTCCCGTCGATCTTGTCACGGCCTCGGGAAGCGGCCTCGATCCGCATATAAGCGTCGCCGCGGCGATGTATCAGATTCCCCGGGTCGCAAAAGCCCGGGGCATCCCGGAGGAGCCGTTGTACGCCCTGATCGAGAGTCACACGGAATCGCGGGGATGGGGATTTCTCGGCGAAGCCCGGGTACACGTGCTGCGGTTGAACATCGCGCTCGATTCGTTGAGGGAGGGACCGACCCATGAGTGA
- a CDS encoding Rrf2 family transcriptional regulator — MHISKSAGYAVHGLVYLVTKKSGEPVQISEIAEYQNVSRTYLAKIFQQLSTARIILGQRGITGGYLLAKDPASVTLLDIVEAVDGPVIKRHCCLGIMDCHLKSTCVVLDSFVEANNRFANYLKGITLSDIIGKVTSQGAPYVFNKKKSGKK; from the coding sequence ATGCACATTTCAAAATCCGCAGGATACGCAGTCCACGGGCTCGTATATCTCGTCACGAAGAAATCGGGCGAGCCCGTCCAGATTTCTGAAATCGCGGAGTATCAGAACGTCTCCCGCACCTATCTGGCGAAGATCTTCCAGCAGCTTTCTACCGCCCGCATCATTCTGGGACAGCGCGGAATCACGGGTGGATATCTTCTCGCCAAGGACCCCGCGTCGGTTACCCTTCTCGACATCGTTGAAGCTGTCGACGGACCCGTCATCAAGCGCCACTGCTGTCTCGGCATTATGGACTGCCACCTGAAGTCGACCTGCGTCGTCCTCGATTCATTCGTCGAAGCGAACAACCGCTTCGCGAATTACCTGAAGGGCATCACATTGTCCGACATCATCGGCAAGGTGACCTCGCAGGGCGCGCCCTACGTATTCAACAAGAAGAAGTCGGGAAAGAAGTAA
- a CDS encoding M28 family peptidase produces the protein MTRTRLTTILLLAAACAAYAQTIPPPPPTSTADVTIDELGYHIRYLASDELEGRGTGTKGGELAVSYLEREFQRYGLAPAGDKGYRQTFEAVTGVAMGADNTLTLSTAGARRTLLVGRDFTPYGFSAAGRASSPLVFAGYGINAPNKQYNDYASVDVKGRVVLVAKGHPESGNPHSDFDDISSVRSKALFAREAGAAALLIVNPDGDGLAEFTYDNSPQGAGIMVVNITRAEALALFTREALPAILARIDSTKTPASSVLSDVTADIQTDVSFIRKPVSNVAALLEGSDPALRGQVIVIGAHYDHLGWGQSGSLYRGKDRVIHNGADDNASGTAAMLELAQYFASNRPRRSVLFLGFAAEEMGLLGSSHWAKNPTRPLADVAWMINIDMLGRLSDSTNKLNVQGVGTSNGFEELVKKVNESYKFDLGLIQDGQGSSDHASFYRKDLPVLFFFTGLHTDYHRPSDDADKINLPGEQRAARFIADVLRAIDARDERPLFTKVVVKEDRRVRGFNVYVGTIPDYGNTEEGFKITGTSPGSPAEKAGLKAGDLIVQFGDTKLKNIYDYMNALGLHKPEEDVPVTVKRGGELLTLTIHLVKK, from the coding sequence ATGACACGCACCCGCCTTACCACAATCCTCCTTCTCGCGGCCGCCTGCGCGGCGTACGCACAGACGATTCCGCCTCCGCCTCCCACGTCGACGGCCGACGTGACCATCGACGAGCTGGGCTATCACATCCGCTACCTCGCGTCCGACGAACTCGAAGGCCGGGGCACGGGAACAAAGGGCGGCGAACTGGCCGTCTCGTACCTGGAGCGCGAGTTCCAGCGCTACGGGCTCGCGCCCGCGGGGGACAAGGGCTACCGCCAGACCTTCGAAGCCGTGACCGGCGTGGCCATGGGCGCCGACAATACTCTGACCCTCTCGACGGCTGGTGCGCGCCGCACGCTGCTGGTCGGACGCGATTTCACTCCCTACGGTTTCTCCGCTGCGGGCAGGGCCTCGTCGCCTCTCGTCTTCGCGGGCTACGGGATAAACGCACCGAACAAGCAGTACAACGACTACGCGTCCGTCGACGTGAAGGGCCGCGTGGTGCTTGTGGCGAAGGGACATCCCGAGAGCGGCAATCCGCATTCGGACTTCGACGACATCTCCAGCGTGCGCAGCAAGGCGCTCTTCGCGCGTGAAGCGGGCGCGGCCGCGCTGCTCATCGTGAATCCCGATGGCGACGGCCTCGCGGAGTTCACCTACGACAATTCGCCTCAGGGTGCGGGCATCATGGTCGTGAATATCACACGTGCCGAGGCCCTTGCGCTCTTCACCCGCGAGGCGCTCCCCGCCATACTCGCGCGCATCGACAGCACTAAAACACCGGCGTCGTCCGTCTTGTCCGATGTGACCGCCGATATTCAGACCGACGTATCCTTTATTCGCAAGCCCGTCTCGAATGTCGCCGCCCTGCTCGAGGGGAGCGATCCGGCGCTGCGCGGACAGGTCATTGTGATCGGCGCGCATTACGACCATCTCGGCTGGGGGCAGAGCGGATCGCTGTACCGCGGCAAGGATCGCGTGATACACAACGGCGCCGACGACAACGCGTCGGGTACCGCGGCGATGCTCGAACTCGCGCAGTACTTTGCGTCGAACCGGCCACGGCGGTCGGTGCTGTTTCTCGGTTTCGCCGCGGAGGAGATGGGCCTGCTCGGTTCGTCGCATTGGGCGAAGAATCCCACGAGGCCGCTTGCCGACGTCGCGTGGATGATCAACATCGACATGCTCGGCCGCCTTTCCGACAGCACCAATAAATTGAACGTGCAGGGTGTGGGCACTTCGAATGGTTTTGAAGAACTCGTGAAAAAAGTAAACGAGTCCTACAAGTTCGACCTCGGCCTGATTCAGGACGGGCAGGGCTCGAGCGACCACGCCAGCTTCTACCGCAAGGATCTGCCCGTGCTGTTCTTCTTCACCGGCCTGCACACCGACTATCACCGTCCCAGCGACGACGCCGACAAGATCAACCTCCCCGGCGAGCAACGCGCGGCGCGCTTCATCGCCGATGTGCTGCGGGCAATCGACGCGCGCGACGAGCGTCCGCTCTTCACGAAGGTCGTGGTAAAGGAAGACCGGCGCGTACGTGGTTTCAACGTGTATGTCGGAACGATTCCCGACTACGGAAACACCGAGGAAGGATTCAAGATCACAGGCACGAGTCCGGGCAGTCCTGCCGAAAAGGCGGGTCTCAAGGCCGGCGACCTTATCGTGCAATTCGGCGACACCAAGCTGAAGAACATCTACGATTACATGAATGCGCTCGGCCTGCACAAGCCCGAGGAGGATGTGCCGGTGACCGTGAAACGCGGAGGCGAGCTTCTCACGCTGACGATACACCTCGTCAAAAAGTAA